One genomic window of Halorubrum hochsteinianum includes the following:
- a CDS encoding CDP-2,3-bis-(O-geranylgeranyl)-sn-glycerol synthase encodes MIGSLVATAFWAMLPAYVPNNAAVLAGGGRPIDGGREWRGARLLGDGKTWRGTTVGTLVGVCLAVALNALAEPASAAVGVDLPTFALPAAFALAFGAMCGDIGASFLKRRSGRERGAAFPGLDQLDFVVGALALAFVVDTDWAVAVFTPRVLAVVLVMTPVLHVVTNVGAYRLGLKDEPW; translated from the coding sequence ATGATCGGTTCGCTCGTCGCGACCGCGTTCTGGGCGATGCTCCCGGCGTACGTGCCGAACAACGCCGCGGTGCTGGCCGGCGGCGGTCGCCCCATCGACGGCGGCCGCGAGTGGCGCGGCGCGCGGCTGCTCGGCGACGGGAAGACGTGGCGGGGGACCACCGTCGGCACGCTGGTCGGCGTCTGCCTCGCGGTCGCGCTCAACGCGCTCGCCGAACCGGCGAGCGCCGCGGTCGGCGTCGACCTCCCGACGTTCGCGCTCCCGGCCGCGTTCGCGCTCGCGTTCGGCGCGATGTGCGGCGACATCGGTGCCTCGTTCCTCAAGCGGCGGTCCGGCCGCGAGCGCGGTGCCGCGTTCCCCGGCCTGGACCAGCTCGACTTCGTCGTCGGCGCGCTGGCGCTCGCGTTCGTGGTCGACACCGACTGGGCGGTCGCCGTCTTCACGCCCCGCGTCCTCGCGGTCGTCCTCGTGATGACCCCCGTCCTCCACGTCGTCACGAACGTCGGGGCCTACCGGCTCGGGCTGAAGGACGAGCCGTGGTGA